From a single Miscanthus floridulus cultivar M001 chromosome 8, ASM1932011v1, whole genome shotgun sequence genomic region:
- the LOC136474972 gene encoding uncharacterized protein, with protein MFVFSMQTQTHGGQEINEYTAYLLSHKGKATDPNNVYNPEDGPDAYTNPTAYEKATEYTVAARQRYGETFDPTAEPLDTDLLQRLGPGKQHGRYYMAHSALDPSQVPTLTQVRSTPTSSSDIPVAPRRQSASQAQMEAKMEERIATLHAQMMAQQMAYQQSLQQHYNTQMQNMASFFQSMQTPGASTPPPLPMFAPPPPPPEFFPVPALVAPGGTPVQSTGSNPSPGGPGHQMMSYPPPAPYPPYPTPRGPPPTYSWPPVRGEWQYAQAPQFGPRGFPWANPGGSGGGADDETGDGATS; from the exons atgtttgtgttttcaatgcagacgcagacgcacggtgggcaggaaatcaacgagtacaccgcgtacctcctctctcacaagggcaaggcgacggatccgaacaacgtctacaacccggaggacgggcccgatgcgtacaccaaccccaccgcctacgagaaggccaccgagtacaccgtcgcggctcgccagcgctacggggagacgttcgaccccaccgccgagcccctggacacagacctcctgcagaggttgggaccagggaagcagcacggccgctactacatggcccacagcgccctcgacccgtcccaggttcctacgctgacccaggttcgatccacgcccacgagctccagcgacatccccgtagcgccccggcggcagtcagcgtcacag gcccagatggaggccaagatggaggagaggatcgccacgttgcacgcgcagatgatggcgcaacagatggcttaccagcaaagcctgcagcagcactacaacactcagatgcagaacatggccagcttcttccagtccatgcagacgcccggggcgtctacaccgcctcctcttccaatgttcgctccaccgcctcctcctccagagttttTTCCTGTGCCTGCTCTTGTCGCTCCTGGAGGGACCCCG GTACAGTCGACGGGTTCGAACCCGTCTCCTGGAGGTCCCGGCCATCAGATGATGTCGTATCCACCACCTGCACCCTATCCACCGTATCCAACTCCGCGTGGTCCTCCTCCGACGTACTCGTGGCCGCCGGTGCGCGGAGAGTGGCAGTACGCGCAGGCGCCTCAGTTTGGTCCAAGGGGGTTTCCGTGGGCAAACCCTGGGGGCTCTGGGGGCGGAGCGGACGACGAGACCGGGGACGGCGCGACGAGCTAG
- the LOC136470645 gene encoding uncharacterized protein, producing the protein MGCGKNLRKFRASGDVGSLKPGPPSGRRQATRRLPFSSSQGGTTSRDDERGGDDDDDDDDDDGDDAPTPGETASTSSGVAKVYSRGPTQLPRVRPQFHQRPVITPVGQTSWKIVSGAGQARHINGIQGLLTKEYYPGLVNVNGERKVPTKWSHFYLVEEGGETIAAKIKREFWDFFTCEEGKAVQAARVQEAVCKDRLKDLYHEARIQAIRDFHANVLGENIKKPQIRQRMNSREADLTQAQYEQVCPSWCDNHRECWTEIVRMWRTDEAYARRADLRDKMGMRPFMS; encoded by the exons ATGG gctgtggtaaaaatttgagaaagtttcgagcaagtggcgacgtcgggtCGCTAAAACCTGGACCCCCCAGCGGACGTCGCCAGGCGACCAGGAGGCTGCCGTTCTCGTCCTCGCAAGGGGGGACGACGTCGCGTGACgacgagcgcggcggcgacgacgacgacgacgatgacgacgacgacggcgacgacgcgcCTACACCAGGCGAGACGGCTTCGACTTCGTCAGGCGTGGCCAAGGTGTACTCGCGCGGGCCCACGCAGCTTCCTAGGGTGCGGCCGCAATTCCACCAGCGCCCGGTGATCACACCCGTGGGCCAGAC TTCCTGGAAGATTGTGAGTGGAGCAGGTCAAGCACGCCATATCAATGGCATCCAGGGCCTCCTGACTAAGGAGTACTACCCTGGCCTTGTCAACGTCAACGGCGAGAGGAAGGTGCCCACCAAGTGGTCCCACTTCTACCTCGTCGAGGAGGGTGGCGAGACCATCGCGGCAAAGATAAAGAGGGAGTTTTGG gacttcttcacgtgcGAGGAGGGTAAAGCAGTCCAGGCGGCGCGAGTGCAGGAGGCGGTCTGCAAAGATCGTCTCAAGGATCTGTACCATGAGGCGCGCATACAGGCCATCCGCGACTTCCACGCCAACGTGCTTGGAGAGAACATCAAGAAGCCCCAAATCCGCCAGAGAATGAACTCGAGGGAGGCCGACCTCACCCAAGCGCAATACGAGCAG GTGTGTCCGTCGTGGTGCGACAACCACAGGGAATGCTGGACGGAGATTGTGCGCATGTGGCGCACGGATGAGGCGTACGCGAGGCGCGCCGACC TTCGCGACAAGATGGGTATGCGTCCGTTCATGTCTTAA